AAGAGCGACATGGAAAACCTGCTCCGGGCCACGGACATTGCCACCGTGTTTCTGGATTGCCAGTTGATCATCCGGCAGTTCACGCCCGCGGCCAGCGCCATGTTTCATGTGCTGGAAAGCGATGTGGGCCGGCCGCTGGAGCACTTCGCCAACCGCCTCCAGGGGCTGGATGTGCCGGCCATGGCCGCGACAGTGCAGGAAACCCGGCAGCGTATGGAGTGCCTGGTGCATTCGGACAATAGTGCAGACGCCGAGCGCCGCACCTATCTTTCCCGCATGTTCCCCTACTGCAGCACTGCGGGCGAGATGGACGGCCTGGTGCTGACCTTTGTGGACATCACCGAACGGCAGCGCATGGAGGACGAGCTGCGCAGCCATCGTGACGAGCTGGAACGCCTTGTGGCGGAACGCACCACCCAGCTGGCGGAACGGTCCGCCCAGCTGCGCACCCTGCTGGACCACTTCCCCAACGGCTCCGTGCTGCTCTTTGATCAGGACCTGCGCTATCTGGTGGCCGCCGGGGAAGCCATGCACATCATGGGCATTGCCAGCAGCGACCTGGAAGGCAAGACCCTGTACGACCTGCAGGCCGACGGCGTGGTGGAAGCGCTGGAGCCCGTATACCGCCAGGCGCTGGCCGGGGAAGGCTCCCGCCAGGACGCCGAGTTTCGCGGCCAGATATTCGATGTGTGGGTGCTGCCCGTGCGCAGCGACGCCGGCGCAGTCATCGCCGGCATGGTTATGACGCAGCTGGTGACGGAACAACGGCGCATCCAGCGCGAGTTCGCCGAATCCCTGGACCGTTTCAAGAAATCCTTCCGCGCCAGTCCGGCCTTCATGCTCATTTCCACGCTGGAAGAGGGGCGCATCGTGGAGGTCAACGACGCCCTGTGCGCCATGACCGGCCATTCCCGGCACGACCTCATCGGCCGCACCTCCCTGGCCATGGGCATCCTGCCGTCTGTCGAAGAGCGCGAAACCTTCGTGCGGGCCCTCAAGGCCTGCGGCTCCCTCACCCAGCAGGAACTACGCATCGGCACCCGGCAGGGGACCATCCTCTCCACCATCATTTCTGCGGAACTCATCGAGCTGGAGGGCAAGCCGCACATTCTCACCGCGGGCATGGATCTCTCGGAGCGCATCCACCGCGAAAAACAACTGCAGGCGGTCATGGATCACGTGCCGGCCGCGGTGTGGATCGCCCACGATCCGCAGTGCGCCACCATGGAGGGCAGCCGGGCCGCGCTGGAGCTGTTGCGGGTGGCGCCGGGAGCCAACCCGTCCAAGTCTGCCTTATACAATCCGCCCGTGCACTTCCAGGTCTTCAAGGATGGCCGGGAGCTGCTCCCCCACGAGCTGCCCATGCAACAGGCCGCCCTGCTGGGTCTGTCCCTGCATGAGGAGGAGCTGGACATCGTGTTCGAGGACGGCGAGGTGCGGCATATCATGGGCAATGCCGTGCCCCTCCTGGACCGCGACGGCCGCGTGACGGGCGCCGTGGGTGCGTTTCTGGACATCACCGAGCGGGCGCAGATGGAGCGCCGCCTGGAGGAGGCCCGCGCCCTGGCCGAGGAAGCCAACCGGGCCAAGACCGCCTTTCTGGCCAATATGAGCCACGAGCTGCGCACGCCCCTGAACGGCATCATGGGCATGGCCCAGCTGGTGCAGATCAGCACCCTGGAGCAGGAGCTGCAGGAACAGGCGAACATGATCATTGAGGCCTCGCGCCATCTGCAGTCCATCATCGACGATCTGATGGACATCTCGCAAATCGAGTCCAACCAGATCAAAATCCGTCCCTCAAAGACCAGTGTGCGCGAGATTTTGCACCGGCTCATGGCCATGCACCAGCCCGAGGCCGAGCGCAAGGGCCTGGCCCTGCGCTGCCGGATCGACGACGACGTGCCCACCGCCATCCAGGTGGACGGCAAGCGGATCTCCCAGATCCTCAACAACCTGATGAACAACGCCCTCAAATTCACCGAAACCGGGCAGATAGAGGTGCACGTGCACACCGCAGACGGAGGGGAGACGCCCCGGCTGCGCGTGGCAGTGCAAGATACCGGCATCGGCATTCATGCGTCCCAGCACGAGGCCATCTTCAAGACCTTTTATCAGGTGGAACAGAATCTCACCCGCTCCAGCCAGGGCACGGGGCTGGGGCTGTCCATCTCCCAGCGGCTGGCCGAACTCATGGGCGGAGGCATCCGGCTGGAAAGCGTCCCGGGCCGGGGCAGCCTGTTCACGCTGGACCTGCCCTGCCAGGTCAGCCCCACGGAACACGCCCCCCTGCCACCGGTCATGGACCCCAACCAGCTTGGCACCCAGGGCCTGCACGTGCTGGTGGTGGAGGACAACAGCGTGAGCCGGCTGTTCATGACCACCATGCTCAAGAAATCCGGCTGCACCGTGGACGAGGCCACAGACGGCCTGGAAGCCGTGGAGCAGGTGCGCAGCACGCCCTACGACGCCGTGTTCATGGACATCCAAATGCCACGCCTCAACGGCCTGGACGCCACACGCATGCTGCGCGCCGACGAAGACCCCCGCGTGCGCGCCTGCTGCATCATCGCCCTCACGGCCTATGCCATGCCCGAAGACAAGCAGCAGTTCCTGGATGCCGGCATGGATAGCTTCCTCTCCAAGCCCGTCACCTTCCAGGAACTCCACGCCGCCTTGCATGCTGCCCTGGAACACCGGGAAAACGCCAACAGATAACCCCGGATCAGGATTTCACTTTCTATTTTTATACCCGTGGGCTATGCAAGGCCGTCACAGCAGGAATTTGCTCTATACGATGGAAACTGCAGGCCGACATGAACAAAGCGGGTCGATTGCTTCTCCGGGCCATCGAATTTGCTGATGCCCATGAGAACCGTCCCTTGCTGCTGGTGGTGCAGCGGGGGTTGTCGCTGGTGCTTCCCTTGATCCTGGTGGGTTCTCTGGGGCTCATGTTCCAAAACGCCCCGTTCGGGCTTGGCGAACTGCTGGAGAGTACGCTCGGCCCTTCGTGGAGCACCCTGTGGGATACGCTGGTAAGCGGCACCTTCGGCATCGCTGCCCTGGCCCTTTTGTGCGCATTTACCGGCAGCATGGCCATGCTGCACAATCAACAGCGGATCGGCCCGTTTGTCAGTCCCTCCCTGGCCATCGTGGTGGTCATGTCGTGCGCGTTCGTGCTCATCGCCCCCCGGGAACCTGCCGAGTGGGAAAACATCTTTTATATCAACCGCAGTTTTTTGTTGTCGCTGGCTGTCAGCATTGCCGGCAGCACCCTGTTCCTGCGCCTCTCCAGGCTTCGCGCGCTGCAGCTTCCCATGACCACGGTGGGGCACGACCCCGTGGTGCGCGATGTCCTGACGGTGATGCCGGCCGGCATTGCCGCCATTTTTATTTTCGGCGTGGCGCGAATCCTGCTGAACTTCATAGGGATTCCCGATGTGGATGAGGCAGTGCGCGCCCTGTTGCTTGCGCCCTTTGCCCAGGCTTCGGACACCCTGGGGTTCGGCTTGGCGTATACGGGCATCACGCAACTGCTGTGGCTTGTGGGCATGCACGGACCGCACATGCTCTCCGGCGTGGAAGAACACATCCTCGTGCCGGCAGCCCAGGCCAACATCGCCGCGTGGCACGACGGCGCAGCCCCCGTGTTCATCTTCACCAAGCCATTCTTCGACGCCTTCACCCGCATGGGTGGGTCCGGCTCCACGCTGTGCCTGATCATTGCCATATTCCTTGGCAGCCGAGACACCGGCAGCCGCAAATTGTGCCGGTTCGCCCTGCTGCCCGCCCTATGCAATGTCAATGAACCTTTGCTGTTCGGCATCCCGCTGGTGTTCAATCCTGTCTATTGCATCCCGTTTCTGTGTGCTCCCCTGCTGCAGACCGTAACGGCCTACCTGGCCACGGTTCTGGAGCTTGTCCCCCGCACCGCCGGCGAAGCATTCTGGACCACGCCCGCCCTTGTGAGCGGGTACGCGGCCACGCACTCGCTGGCTGGTGTGGCCATGCAGGTGGTAAATCTGGCCGTCGGCGTCTCCATGTACCTTCCTTTTGTGCGACTGGCAGACACCATGCAGGAACGCCGGGGCAAGCGCGTGCTCAGTGCCTTGCAGCAGGCTGCGGCCTGCTGCCACATTGGTCCTGGGGGGCGAAAATGTCTGGATTTGCCCGGCGAAGCAGGCCGCCTGGCCAAGGCGCTGGCCAACGATCTGGCCGCAACCCTGGACAGGCATGACCAGCTTTTTCTTGTCTACCAGCCCCAGCTGCACGGGACGCTCCATCGCATCACCGGCGTGGAAGCCTTGATCCGCTGGCGACATCCTGTGTACGGGTTCATCGCCCCGCCCGTCATCATCGCTCTGGCTGAAGACGCCGGCTTCATCGATAAACTCGGCCTGCAAGTGCTCGCCGACGCCTGCGCCCTGCGCGCCGCCTGGGTGGACAGGGTGCCGGACGATCTGCGCATCTCCGTCAATGTGTCCCCGCGCCAGCTCCTGCATCCGCATTTTCCAGAAAATGTCCTGGCAGTGCTGACAGACGCGGGCCTCGCGTCACATCTGCTGGAGCTTGAAATCACCGAATCCTCGGTGCTTGAGCCAAACCCCCACATCCTGGAGGCGCTGAAGACATTGCAGGGACAGGGCGTGCGCGTGGCCATTGACGATTTCGGCATGGGGCATGCCTCGCTTCGATATTTGCGGGCATTTCCTGTGGATACCATCAAAATAGACCGTTCCCTGACCCTCGACTACGGCGCCAGCGTCAACGAACATATCGTCCGCAGCATCGTGGAGCTTGGCCAGGCCATGGGCATCTCCACCGTGGTGGAAGGTGTGGAACAGCACACCCAGCTTGAACGCTTTCTGGCGCTTGGCTGCTCCATTTTCCAGGGGTACCTGTTCAGCCGGCCACTGCCGGGCGAAGAGTGCCTGCACTACATCCGCACGCAGCCATCGCGTGACTGACCCGGCAAGAGGGACACGCGCGTTTTCTCAACGCCGGCCAGTCTCGGTCTTGAGGTCATCCACAAGCCTGCGCAACCGCTGCCCCTGGGACGCCAGCTCGCTCACGGCCTGGGCGCTCTGCTGCATGGAATCCGAGGCCTCCGACGAGAGGCGCTGCACGGCTTCGATGTTTCGGGCGATCTCTTCGCTGGCGGCAGACTGTTCCTCCGAAGCGGTGGCGATGGAGCGCACCTGATCCGTGGTCTGATCCACCAACGCCACAATTTCCTTGAGCGCCCGGCCGGAGGCGTCTGCCAGACCAGTGGCCGCAGCAATGGTGGCGGCAGCCTTTTCCACGTTGGCGATGTTGGTGGATGCCCCCTGCTGGATGCCGCGAATGGCCGTATCCACCTCGCGGGTGGCCTGCATGGTTTTTTCGGCCAGCTTGCGCACTTCGTCGGCCACCACGGCAAAGNGCTGCCTCAATGGCGGCGTTCAAGGCCAGCAGGTTGGTCTGGTCCGCAATATCCGAAATAACGCCCAACACCTGGCCGATGCCCTCGGCCTTTTGGCCCAGGTCGGCCATGTCCGTCTTCAGGTGCTGGGAATGGGCGCTCACTTCCGTCACCCCGGCCACCACGCGGCTTACCACCTCGGCCCCTTCCACGGCCTTGCGGCGGGCGGCATCGGCGCTGTCTGCGGCCACGGAGGCGCTCCGGGCCACTTCCAGCACGGTGGCATTCATCTCCTCCATGGCGGTGGCGGCTTCGGTGATGCGATGGGATTGCTGCGCGGCCCCCTGGCTGGACTCCTCCACCTGGGCGGCCAGTTCTTCCGATGCCGAGGAGACGATGCCCACCACCTCCTCCAGCCTGTCCGCCGCCTGCAGCATGCCCTTGGCCATGGCGCGTTCCGCTTCCTGACGGGCCTGCTCGGCCTGCTGTGTGGCCTCCGAGGCGGCCCGGGCGGCGAGGCGGGCTTCCTCGCCCTGTTGTGTGGCCTGCTGCAGGGACTGCTTGAGGCTGGCCACCATGACGCGCAAGGCCTCGGCAAGGCGGCCTGTTTCGTCACTGGAACGCACCGTGATCTGGCGATCCAGATCACCGCCGGCCACGGCCTGGGCAAACTCCAGCGTGGCCTGCAAGGGCGTGAGGATGCTGCGGGCAATGATGGTGAAAAACAACCCCACCGTGAGCAGCACGCCCCCGCCCACCCACATGCTGGTGGACACGGCGGCGGCAACATCCGCCTCCAGCGCGGCGCTGGCGGCAGTGAGCTCCTGGCGGATGGAATCGGCGATGGTGTCGAGGCATTCCAGAACGGCATCGGCATGATCGTCCACCACATCGTCGATGCGCTCGAAGGCCTCCGCGGCGGCAGCGTCCGTGCTGCGGCCATGGGTGCGGATAGTGGCCGGCAGTTCCACCGTGACGCCCTGAATGAGCGCCGGCAGGTGCTCGCCAAACTCGCGCACGGCGCGGCGTTCTTCCTGGGTATCCGCAATCTGTTGCAGCAGCGTCTGGCTGCGCGTGAGGTGGTCGGCTGCGCTGGTGATGGCCTGCATGCGTTCGGGCGCGATGTCTCCCTCATGCTTGTCCACAATGGCGTCCATGGCCGCCAGCGTCATCTGCAACAGCCCGGTGCGCATCTCCTGCACCGCGTCCAGCTGCTCCAGGCGCATGGCGCTGACCTGCGTGGAGGCGGAGACCCTGGTGCTGGTGTAATACACGTCCCCCACCAGAAAACACACCGCCAGACCAATATACAGGCCAAGGATCGCCAGTCGCATGGCAATGGACACGCGCATAAGACACCCCCCGTTGCAGGTTGAATCGGTTGGTGCAACCGGAGCAGATCATGCCGGACGTGTATGGATGATGCCGGTTGGATACAGTAACCCATACCACGCCCACGCCTGTTAGGGAAGGCCCGGCCTGAGATCCCACACCCCTGCGGCCAAGGCTGCGTCAGTCTTTCTTGAAGTGCAGGGAGATGTATTCCAGGGCATCCCGCACACCCAGCCTGCGGCTGGAACCGCCCACGCGGATGTAGAACTCGTCCTCGCCGGACTTGGCGTGCAGGAACACCGGGCGGGGGCTTTCCATGCAGCTGACCATGCACACTGTGCCACCATCCAGGGACTCGAAGTGCGTCTCCACGAAGGGGCAGACGCCGCCACCCAGCCCGGCTTCCACGGTCTGCCAGAAGTGCAGGCCAAAGCGGTCCAGGTTGGGGAAGCCGTCGGCCTCGATGCCCTGGATGGAGCCGTCATCGCGCACGCCCAGCAGCAGCACGCCGCCGCCGGAGTTCAGGAACCCGGCCAGGCTCTTGAGGGCCGCATGGGTGATGGCGGCATCGTGCTTGCCCGTGTGGAGGTTGCAACGCAGGGTGGACTTGAATTCCAGATGATAACTCTCGCCCCGGGCAATGAGCGCCCGCAGGGACGGCCGCTGCAGGACCGGGGCCGTGTGCAGGAACTCGCGCACGGTCCAGGCGTCCTGCCGCAGGATCTGATACCGCTGCATGGCCGCCGCTGCCGTGCATGTGCCCTGGCTGACGGCAAGGGCGGCATATTCCGAAGGAGAGAGGGAATCCGTCACCAGGAGCAGGGGCAACACCAGCCCCACGGCATGCCGCGCCTGCAGCCGGGCCAGGGCGGCCAGCCAGGCCGGAGACATCCCCTCCAGCACAGCGGCCAGGGCATTTGAAAAATGCACAAAATCCTGCTGCACGGCGGGGTATTCGGCCAGGCCATGCTCCAGCAGATAGGCCACGGCCTTGGCGAAGGCCTCCACCAGGCCGCCATACTGGAGGAACATGGGCGGCACATCATCCTCCAGCCAGACGCCGGCCGACGCCGCCGCGGTCTGGCCCGGAAACTTTCGCGCCACCAGGGGATCCAGTGTCAGCGCCTGGAGCAGGGCCTGCCGCAGGACCGCAGGAGCCGGCTCGGCCTCGTCCAGCTGGGTTTCCAGCAGCGATTGCGCGGCAAGGCGATCCGGGGCGGACTCGCAGGCGTCCCGCACCAGCAACTCCATGAGCCGGAGACTCGGGGATCGCAGCGCTCGCCCTCCAGGGGTGACGGCCACACGGCCGTCCAGATGCAAGGCGTAGTCCTGCTCGCTCTTGACGACGTCCACCATAATCCGCTCCATGCCGCCCTGCCTGCTTGTATGGTGAGGGAATCGCGCGTCTGCCGTGACGCAATTCCCTCATACGAACAATGCTGGATGAACGCAAGCCGTTGCCGTAGCATGTTTTTTTCTGCAAAAAAACAGTGCTTCCCTTTACACAGCCCGGCCAGGGGTGGTATATGATGCGGCAATCCGCATAGTGTGTCCCGCTGTATTCCGCCCTGCCACCTGTCAGCCTCGCACAAGGAGCCCGTATGGCCGCCAAACGCCGCACCGCCGCCTCGCCTGATCCGCGCACGGACTGTTCCAGGGAAGGCCTGCGCAAGGCCGTGCTGGACAACCTGTTTTATGCCACCGGCCATGCCCAGGAAAACGCCGCGCGGGGGGACTGGTACACCGCCGTGGCCTACACCGTGCGCGATCGCATGCTCAAGGCCTGGGTGCAGGGGATTGAACGCATTGCGGCCGACGGGGATGTGCGCTGCGTGGCGTATCTTTCCGCGGAATTTCTCATCGGTCCGCAACTGGGAGCCAACATGCTGGCCCTGGGCATCACCGAGCCCATGCGCGAGGCGCTGGCCAGCCTGGGGCAGGATCTGGACGCCATCGTCTTCCACGAGCCTGAACCGGGGCTGGGCAACGGCGGCCTGGGCCGGTTGGCTGCCTGCTTCATGGATTCCCTGGCCACCCTGGGCGTACCGGCCATCGGGTACGGCATCCGCTACGAATTCGGCATGTTTCGCCAGGCCATCGAGGACGGCGCACAGGTGGAGCTGGCGGACAAGTGGCTGCGCCGGCCGTTCCCCTGGGAACTGCCCCGGGGCGGCCAGCAATACGAGGTGCGCCTGGGCGGCAAGACGCACATGGAAACCGCCCCCGACGGCACCCTGCGCGTGCAGTGGACACCGGCCAAAACCGTGACCGCCTGCGCCCACGATATCCCGGTGGTTGGCCATGGCGGCACGCATTGCAACCTGCTGCGCCTGTGGCGGGCCGAGGCCGTGGAGGCCTTCGACTTCAGCACCTTCAATGCCGGCGAGTATTTTTCCTCGGTCCACGACAAGATTTTTTCCGAAACCATCACCAAGGTCCTCTACCCCAACGACGACCCCTACCAGGGCAAGCAACTGCGGCTGGGGCAGCAGTATCTGTTCGTCTCCGCCTCCCTGCAGGACATGCTGCACATTCACCACAGCCTGGGCAAACCGCTGGAGACCTTCCACACCACCTTCGCCATCCAGCTCAACGATACCCACCCCGCCGTGGCTGTGGCCGAGCTCATGCGCCTGCTGGTGGACGTGCACGGCATGGACTGGGACACCGCCTGGAGCGTGACCACCCAGACCTTTGCCTACACCAACCACACCCTGCTGCCCGAAGCCCTGGAAAAGTGGCCCCTGCCGCTCTTTGCCGAGGTGCTGCCCCGGCATCTGGAAATCGTCTACGAAATCAACCGCCGCTTCCTGGAGTCCGTGACGGCTGCGCATCCCGAAGACCCCGACCTTGCCCGCCGGCTTTCCCTCATCGATGAAACCAGCCCCCGCTTCGTGCGCATGGCCCACCTGGCCACCGTGGGCAGCAAGGCCGTGAACGGTGTGGCCGCCCTGCATTCCGAGCTGCTCAAGCGCGACGTGCTGGGCGATCTGGCGGCCTTCTTCCCGGAAAAGTTCACCAACGTCACCAACGGCGTCACCCCGCGGCGCTGGCTGGCCCTGTGCAACCCGGCCCTGGCGGCCTGCATTTCCAACCGCATCGGCACGCGGTGGCAGGATCATTTTGAGGAAGAAATCATCCGCCTGGAGGAATTCGCCGATGACCCCGACTTCCAGGCCCAATGGCAGGCGGCCAAGCTGACCAACAAGCAGCGGCTGACGCATCTGGCCAAAACCATCCTGCGGGTGGAGCTGGATCCTGCGGCGCTCTTTGACGTGCAGGTCAAGCGCATCCACGAATACAAGCGCCAGCACCTGAACGTGCTGCGGGTCATCGCCCTGTACAACCGCCTGCGCCGCAACCCGGGCATGGACTTCGTGCCCCGGGCCGTGATTTTCGGCGGCAAGGCCGCGCCGGCATACTACCTGGCCAAGCAGATCATCCTGCTCGTCAACCGCGTGGCCGAGGTGGTCAACACAGACCCCGCCGTGGCTGGCCGGCTGCGCGTGGCCTTCGTCCCCAACTTCAACGTCCGCAGCGGGCAGGTCATCTACCCGGCGGCGGATCTCTCCCAGCAGATTTCCCTGGCCGGCAAGGAGGCCTCGGGCACCGGCAACATGAAATTCGGCATCAACGGCGCCGTGACCATCGGGACCCTGGACGGCGCCAATGTGGAGATGCGCGCCTGCGTGGGCGAGGAGAATTTTTTCCTCTTCGGCCTCACCACCGACGAAGTACAGGCTGTGCAGCGCGCCGGCTACTCCCCGGCCGCGCACCTGGAGGGCAACCCCGAACTGGCCGAGGCCCTGGACCAGATCCGCTCGGGCGTGTTCTCCCGCGGCGATGCCGGCTGCTTCCGCCCCCTGGTGGACAACCTCCTGCACCGCGACGAATACCTGGTGCTGGCGGACTTCGCCTCCTACATGGACTGCCAGGACCGCGCCGCCCGCACCTACGCCGACCCCGCAGCCTGGACGCGCATGTCCATCCTCAACGTGGCCCGGCTGGGCATGTTCTCCTCGGATCGCTCCATCCGCGAATACTGCCGGAACATCTGGAACGTGCCGGTGGAATAGCGCAGGTTACTTTTGAAAAGAGTTCTCGGGAGAAAACCTTTCTATAGAAAGGTTCTTCCCCCNAGGTTTCCCCTCTCGCAATGTCCTTTTTCAAAATTAAAATACCCTACCGGTCGGCAGTGGCCGCTGCCCGCTCGGTCAAGGCTGCGCCCAGGGCTCTGGCCTTGGCGCAATCCTGCGGGAAGACCTCCTCGCGCCGTGCGGCCTTGGCCACGGCGTCCCAGCGCGTGGAAAGATATTTGGCATAATCCGAAAACTGCAGGGTATCCGTGCAGATCTGCAGCTCGCAGTTGCCGAACACCCGGGCCACGTACCCCCGGACCCTGGAGAGCAGCTGCTCATACTGGAATTCGGGGATCATGTCCTCGGTGATATTCATCGTGTAGATCATCCCGGCCTGCAGCCTGCCGGGGAAGATGCACTCATAGTCCGGGGTGTAGGTCAGATACGGGAACAGCAGCCGCTCCAGACATGAGCGCATCTCTCCGGTTTCGCTGCCAAAATATACCGGGGTGCCCATCAGGAGCACGTCGGCTTCGGCCACGGCCTGCAGCACGGGGGCGAGATCGTCCTTGACGGCGCAGTGGCCGTAGTGCTTGCCGTCGATCTTCTTGCAGGCGAAGCAGCTGACGCAGCCGGTGAAGGAGAGGTCGTACAGATGCACGATCTCGGTCTGCGCGCCGGCTTCCCGCGCACCGTCCAAGGCGTGCTGCAGCAGTGTGGCGGTGTTCCAGTTCTTGCGAGGACTTCCGTTGATGGCGATGGCTTTCATGAGCAGATCCCGGGGAATGAGGTGAGGAGGCGACGGCACGCCGGCACAGGCGCGCCCGCAGAAGACACAACCTTCCCCCTATCACATCTTCATCTGCCGGAACAACCGCTTACATTTCTGTCCGCAAGGTGTCCGCACGCCGGCGCTGCAGGCAGTCCCGATACAGCCGGACCAGCCGGGCGGCATCTTCCTCCACCGTCACCACCGGGCGGATGCCGGCGCGCAGGCGGGGCAGCAGGGCGGCATCCCCCAGCACCCGCGCCATGCTGGCGGCCAGGTGCGCGGCATCCCCGGATCGGAACAGCAGGCCGTTTTTTTCATGCCGGACCACCTCCGGCAGGGCGCCGCAATCCGCCGCGATGACCGGCACCCCGGCAGACAGCGCCTCCCGGGCCACGAAGGAATAGGTCTCCACGTGCGACGGCAGCAGCAGCGCA
This sequence is a window from Megalodesulfovibrio gigas DSM 1382 = ATCC 19364. Protein-coding genes within it:
- a CDS encoding flavodoxin family protein yields the protein MKAIAINGSPRKNWNTATLLQHALDGAREAGAQTEIVHLYDLSFTGCVSCFACKKIDGKHYGHCAVKDDLAPVLQAVAEADVLLMGTPVYFGSETGEMRSCLERLLFPYLTYTPDYECIFPGRLQAGMIYTMNITEDMIPEFQYEQLLSRVRGYVARVFGNCELQICTDTLQFSDYAKYLSTRWDAVAKAARREEVFPQDCAKARALGAALTERAAATADR